A window of Fodinibius salinus contains these coding sequences:
- a CDS encoding histone H1, with translation MDESTASLFNQMKEEWEKLVENHEDFDQKDNKAAGRRARKAANNLKKLLTPYKKASVDEAKEI, from the coding sequence ATGGATGAAAGCACAGCTAGTCTCTTCAATCAAATGAAAGAAGAGTGGGAAAAGTTAGTAGAGAATCACGAAGACTTCGATCAAAAGGATAATAAAGCTGCTGGTCGCAGAGCCAGGAAAGCTGCCAATAACTTGAAGAAGTTATTAACTCCCTATAAGAAAGCTTCTGTAGACGAAGCCAAAGAAATTTAG
- a CDS encoding JAB domain-containing protein, translated as MKLSYKTEKSPQTFPQVTSPDEAVEVLREVWNEGHIQLKEEFVVLLLNTSKRCIGWSKVSLGGSSATIVDPSAIFQVALLATATSIIVAHNHPSGNLNPSKADKSLTERIKKSGDMLGITLDDHIILTADGYVSLRAKGIL; from the coding sequence GTGAAGCTGTCCTATAAAACCGAGAAATCTCCCCAGACTTTTCCGCAGGTTACAAGTCCGGATGAAGCCGTGGAGGTACTGCGGGAAGTTTGGAACGAGGGTCATATCCAGCTGAAGGAGGAATTTGTGGTGCTCTTGCTAAATACTAGTAAACGCTGCATTGGCTGGAGTAAGGTAAGCCTGGGCGGTAGTTCAGCAACAATCGTGGACCCCTCAGCGATATTTCAGGTGGCATTGCTAGCAACAGCAACCTCAATTATCGTAGCGCATAATCATCCCAGTGGAAATCTGAATCCATCGAAGGCCGACAAAAGTCTGACCGAGCGGATTAAGAAATCTGGTGATATGCTGGGCATTACCCTGGACGACCACATCATTCTCACCGCTGATGGCTATGTGTCACTGCGGGCGAAGGGAATACTATAG
- a CDS encoding YbjN domain-containing protein gives MENLIDEYLQEAGIPASKQYDEDGDVLYFTEFELESGTFRLTIIISSEYQNVTLLLNAPIKVPPPKRGEIAEYIARANFHCYEGNIMLDFSDGTLAYKSSLRYDPAEDNSHIRYQLNVSLGMAFDEMETHFPGILSVIYNDELPDYAHGNAVLGTRPELN, from the coding sequence ATGGAAAACCTAATAGATGAGTACCTGCAAGAAGCTGGAATACCAGCTAGCAAGCAGTATGATGAAGATGGCGACGTGCTGTACTTCACAGAATTTGAACTCGAAAGCGGAACATTTCGACTGACGATTATCATATCCAGTGAGTATCAGAATGTGACATTGTTGCTCAATGCTCCCATCAAAGTACCACCGCCGAAGAGAGGCGAGATTGCAGAGTATATCGCTCGGGCCAATTTCCATTGCTACGAGGGCAATATCATGCTGGACTTCAGCGATGGGACACTAGCGTATAAAAGCAGTTTGCGCTATGACCCAGCGGAGGATAACAGTCATATCCGCTACCAGCTGAATGTAAGCCTCGGTATGGCCTTCGATGAAATGGAGACGCATTTTCCGGGCATCTTATCGGTAATCTACAATGATGAGCTACCGGACTATGCCCACGGCAACGCCGTACTTGGAACCAGACCCGAACTAAATTAA
- a CDS encoding phage replication initiation protein, NGO0469 family, which produces MDNSLVIKPKSKQKELAPTGLQPACCMDVWDRGIQQNKFGERHELSLIFELQATNSEGEHFILSSVFTKSLHPKSNLRAELQRWRGQPFSDDELSQGFNLEKIIGQACMLLLTQHDNYVRVDSIMPPNDDHIFKGSGNYTRIKDR; this is translated from the coding sequence ATGGACAATTCATTAGTTATCAAACCCAAATCCAAACAAAAAGAACTGGCCCCGACCGGGCTTCAACCCGCATGTTGTATGGATGTGTGGGATAGGGGGATTCAGCAGAACAAGTTTGGGGAACGGCACGAGCTGAGTCTAATTTTTGAGCTTCAGGCAACCAACAGCGAAGGAGAGCACTTTATTCTATCCAGTGTCTTCACCAAAAGCCTGCATCCGAAGAGCAATCTCCGAGCAGAGCTTCAGCGTTGGCGCGGGCAACCCTTTTCCGATGACGAGCTTTCTCAGGGTTTTAATCTTGAGAAGATCATAGGCCAAGCTTGCATGCTGCTTCTAACCCAACATGATAATTACGTTCGGGTCGATAGCATCATGCCGCCTAATGACGATCATATTTTCAAGGGGTCTGGCAATTACACGCGGATTAAAGACCGTTGA
- a CDS encoding YqaJ viral recombinase family protein: MNANTIDVSEKTYEQWRDLRTSFLGGSDAAVALGMSKWKSPYMLWLEKTGRFSFDADNPVMKFGRQWEGQVRTEFSRRTGFEVTEPDQMFIHSDPELGMLSANVDGIIEPNQKHSKRGILEIKCTLQSRIPVLADWDDVPTEYQCQVMHYLNVLNLDYCYLQLFFRDSATYPPPLLILRDDSMIAEMNQKLSSWWVKHVEGDIAPPMESSEDLKIAYPDSEPDSSKQATDSIRRSYNALKNVRERISQLKDLKSSYEHDLKEFMGDTETLLDGNNQRLATWKSSNRRRFSTSDFKDDYPKLYKEYANTNKIRIFRIK; this comes from the coding sequence ATGAATGCGAATACTATAGATGTATCCGAGAAGACCTACGAGCAATGGCGGGATCTTAGAACGTCATTTCTGGGCGGGTCGGACGCTGCAGTCGCTTTAGGAATGAGCAAATGGAAGTCGCCATACATGCTGTGGCTCGAAAAGACGGGTCGGTTCTCATTCGATGCTGATAACCCGGTGATGAAGTTCGGACGACAGTGGGAGGGTCAGGTGCGCACCGAGTTTTCCAGGCGCACCGGCTTTGAGGTCACCGAGCCCGATCAGATGTTTATTCATTCTGACCCAGAGCTGGGAATGCTGTCCGCTAACGTGGATGGTATTATCGAACCAAATCAGAAACATTCAAAACGAGGTATACTTGAGATCAAGTGTACGCTGCAAAGCCGTATACCTGTCTTAGCAGATTGGGATGACGTACCAACTGAATACCAGTGCCAAGTGATGCATTATTTAAACGTGCTTAATCTTGATTACTGCTATTTACAACTGTTTTTCAGGGACTCTGCCACATACCCACCGCCCTTATTAATACTCAGAGACGACAGCATGATCGCTGAGATGAACCAGAAGCTTTCCAGCTGGTGGGTCAAACACGTCGAGGGAGACATTGCCCCACCAATGGAGTCCTCGGAGGATCTCAAAATAGCCTACCCAGACTCCGAACCTGACAGCTCTAAACAGGCGACCGATAGCATCCGACGGAGTTACAACGCTCTTAAGAATGTCCGGGAGCGCATCTCTCAGCTCAAAGATCTTAAAAGCTCGTACGAGCACGACCTCAAAGAGTTTATGGGTGATACGGAAACCCTTCTGGATGGAAATAACCAGCGACTTGCCACATGGAAGTCATCAAATCGGAGAAGGTTCAGCACATCCGACTTTAAGGATGACTATCCCAAGCTCTATAAAGAGTACGCAAACACCAATAAAATCAGAATATTCAGAATTAAATAA
- a CDS encoding DUF932 domain-containing protein, whose amino-acid sequence MNGLLTQCGSQQCSLEELLAVEEPPKTDTYTPLNHYDFALNTLTIASDLLKGYQFDGDHYALSNEGKRMFGVMTYRNSSEQHSDVKVALGIRNSYDRSMSAGLVTGSSVIVCDNLMFAGDIKVMRKHTGNSMNQELHDQIVTAIYKSQHQFTKLSDDVKKMKQVPMQRQEKFEYLGILTGEGVLSPTQSSKAYREIWEPSHEEFASESLWSGYNAATEALKSSPPQDVIKRHSTLHELTRRLYLN is encoded by the coding sequence ATGAATGGACTACTAACCCAATGCGGATCTCAGCAGTGCAGTCTCGAAGAGCTACTGGCCGTTGAAGAGCCGCCTAAAACCGACACCTACACCCCACTAAATCATTACGATTTCGCGCTCAACACGTTAACCATCGCATCTGATCTGCTGAAAGGCTACCAGTTCGATGGAGATCATTATGCATTAAGCAATGAAGGGAAGCGCATGTTTGGCGTAATGACGTACCGGAATTCATCGGAGCAACATAGTGATGTAAAGGTCGCTCTCGGAATCAGAAATTCTTACGACCGCTCTATGAGTGCTGGCCTGGTAACAGGGTCCTCGGTTATTGTCTGTGATAACCTCATGTTTGCGGGGGATATCAAAGTCATGCGAAAACATACCGGGAATTCCATGAACCAAGAGCTGCATGATCAGATTGTTACAGCTATCTACAAAAGCCAGCATCAGTTCACCAAACTAAGCGACGATGTGAAGAAGATGAAGCAAGTCCCGATGCAGCGCCAAGAGAAGTTCGAGTACCTTGGCATCCTTACCGGTGAGGGCGTGCTATCACCTACCCAGTCTTCGAAGGCCTACCGGGAAATATGGGAGCCGTCCCATGAGGAGTTTGCCTCCGAGTCGCTGTGGAGTGGTTATAACGCGGCTACCGAAGCTCTTAAGAGCAGCCCGCCGCAAGATGTGATCAAGCGCCACAGCACCCTCCATGAGCTTACCCGACGGCTGTACCTAAATTAG
- a CDS encoding P63C domain-containing protein — protein MSEDYEIYHASHRGYLKLGNEESYVEIPCAVLENEKRIISQTGLFDAFDRPRKGEKRLEGLPSIIGAKNLLQFVDEEVREKSKPIHYYHTNGTTAVGYDAELIPLVCELYLKADEAGVAVASQESIIEHARILVRSLAKVGITALIDEATGYQYDREKDELQKLLSKYIAEDFLKWQSRFPRKFYKEAFRLHDWEYDPMSLKRPGYLGKFTNKYVYEQMPPGVLEELRKRNPTNEKGRRARKHHQHLSPEIGVQHLERHLTKLITVMELSDNVNQFESNFQRVFENNHQLTLELD, from the coding sequence ATGTCAGAAGATTATGAAATTTACCACGCGTCTCATCGTGGCTATTTAAAATTAGGAAATGAAGAGAGTTATGTTGAAATACCCTGTGCAGTTCTTGAAAATGAAAAGCGAATAATTTCGCAAACAGGATTGTTTGACGCGTTTGATAGACCTAGAAAAGGAGAAAAAAGACTTGAAGGGTTACCATCAATAATTGGAGCTAAAAATCTGCTCCAATTTGTAGATGAAGAAGTACGAGAAAAATCTAAACCTATTCATTACTATCATACAAATGGAACGACTGCAGTTGGTTATGATGCAGAATTAATTCCGCTAGTATGTGAACTTTATTTAAAAGCTGACGAGGCGGGCGTTGCGGTAGCTTCCCAAGAAAGTATAATAGAACATGCGCGTATTCTCGTAAGATCTTTGGCCAAGGTCGGTATAACAGCCTTGATTGATGAAGCTACAGGTTATCAATACGACAGAGAAAAGGATGAGCTTCAAAAACTTTTATCCAAATATATAGCAGAGGATTTTTTAAAATGGCAAAGTAGATTTCCCAGAAAGTTTTACAAAGAGGCTTTCAGATTACATGATTGGGAATATGATCCAATGTCTTTAAAAAGACCAGGTTATCTTGGGAAATTTACTAATAAATACGTTTACGAGCAGATGCCACCAGGAGTACTTGAAGAACTAAGAAAAAGAAATCCAACTAATGAAAAGGGAAGAAGAGCAAGAAAGCATCATCAGCACTTATCACCAGAAATTGGGGTACAACACTTAGAGCGACATCTTACAAAATTAATAACTGTGATGGAGCTATCCGATAACGTCAATCAATTTGAGTCAAATTTTCAAAGAGTATTTGAAAACAATCATCAACTTACTCTTGAACTTGATTAA
- a CDS encoding helix-turn-helix domain-containing protein: MDFTNRFSSGRLDENDEFVKQFKDAVGKTPTDYINHHRIEASKRILSNPECKEIPIAEIANEIGYKDPEEFSTLFYIKVGITPEEYRKEQLSK; the protein is encoded by the coding sequence ATGGATTTTACAAATCGGTTTTCCAGTGGAAGGTTAGATGAGAATGACGAATTTGTTAAACAGTTCAAAGATGCAGTTGGTAAAACTCCCACCGACTATATTAATCATCATAGAATTGAAGCATCAAAACGAATTCTATCTAATCCTGAATGTAAGGAAATACCAATTGCTGAAATAGCAAACGAGATTGGATACAAAGATCCCGAAGAATTCTCAACCTTATTTTATATCAAAGTCGGAATAACTCCAGAAGAATATCGGAAAGAACAGCTTTCCAAGTAA
- a CDS encoding DUF2971 domain-containing protein — MTKNVGIKTIDDLDSIPQILYKYRSWDNIYHKTILTEKQVYFAAPTSFEDPLDCKNKIRYDLLTDEDIFQKYLSDSQSINSNFSNSEHIKWAKKHFDKSPLRAPAKLKKMQEKKFEEYDERIGILSLTAEPRNSQMWEKYSNYHRGFCLGFNSKSLFKSLGGGGVVDYVKELPQIHPFYSYKEQHYLQVFKKLEKWEFEKEYRTHIFSSSTMSKEDRIVEVPASSYNCLIIGAKMPKKQKDDLMKSIPDELSHIRILEAEIIDGEVCIESL; from the coding sequence ATGACTAAAAACGTTGGCATTAAAACGATTGATGATCTCGATTCAATACCTCAAATATTATACAAGTATAGAAGTTGGGATAATATTTACCACAAAACTATTCTGACAGAGAAGCAAGTTTACTTTGCTGCTCCTACCTCTTTTGAAGATCCTTTAGATTGCAAAAATAAAATTAGATATGACTTACTAACTGATGAAGATATTTTTCAAAAATATTTGTCTGATTCTCAATCAATAAATTCAAATTTTTCAAATAGTGAACATATTAAATGGGCTAAGAAACACTTTGATAAATCTCCATTAAGAGCCCCTGCAAAGCTAAAAAAGATGCAAGAAAAAAAGTTTGAAGAATATGATGAGCGTATCGGGATATTGAGTTTAACTGCTGAGCCTCGAAATTCTCAGATGTGGGAAAAATATTCAAATTATCATAGAGGATTTTGTTTAGGTTTCAATTCTAAATCTTTATTTAAATCACTCGGTGGTGGTGGAGTAGTCGATTATGTAAAAGAGCTACCACAAATTCACCCATTCTATTCATATAAAGAGCAACACTATTTACAAGTATTTAAAAAACTTGAGAAGTGGGAGTTCGAGAAAGAGTATAGAACGCACATATTTTCTTCTTCAACTATGTCTAAAGAAGATAGAATAGTTGAAGTCCCTGCTAGTTCCTACAACTGTTTAATAATTGGTGCTAAAATGCCTAAAAAACAGAAAGATGACTTGATGAAATCCATACCTGATGAACTCAGTCACATAAGGATATTAGAAGCTGAAATTATAGACGGGGAGGTATGTATTGAATCGCTATAA
- a CDS encoding GIY-YIG nuclease family protein, which produces MKTWFVYIIRCTDGSLYTGSTNHVIRRWHQHRQGNGAKYLQAQKPRAVVFVEQHPNRSEACKREHEIKQYSKEEKESLVTGTY; this is translated from the coding sequence ATGAAAACATGGTTCGTCTATATAATCCGTTGCACCGATGGAAGCCTGTATACCGGTTCCACAAACCATGTGATCCGACGCTGGCACCAGCATCGACAGGGTAACGGCGCCAAATATCTTCAGGCTCAAAAGCCTAGAGCTGTAGTGTTTGTTGAGCAGCATCCTAATCGCTCCGAGGCTTGCAAACGTGAGCATGAGATCAAGCAATATTCTAAAGAGGAAAAGGAATCCCTGGTTACAGGAACTTATTAG
- a CDS encoding helix-turn-helix domain-containing protein: MIKAKEIEKNRVPLELDEFADLLKEEIQDSQYTVSEVFDKVGIPPQYLSRWKKDDVRPPSYIEIAGLSKILEKPVEYLIYGSLDVRHVLLPTVEYRELLARIKNIAEEKLRDLPKYEI, translated from the coding sequence ATGATCAAAGCAAAAGAAATTGAAAAAAATCGAGTACCATTAGAGCTTGACGAATTTGCTGATCTTTTAAAAGAAGAAATACAGGACTCTCAATATACCGTGTCAGAAGTGTTTGATAAGGTTGGTATACCTCCACAATATCTTAGTCGGTGGAAAAAAGACGATGTACGCCCTCCCTCCTATATTGAAATAGCTGGGTTATCAAAAATACTAGAGAAACCTGTCGAATATTTGATATATGGTTCCCTAGACGTCCGTCACGTTCTACTACCAACTGTTGAATACAGAGAACTTTTGGCCAGAATTAAAAATATTGCTGAGGAAAAACTAAGAGATCTTCCTAAATACGAAATATAA
- a CDS encoding nucleoside triphosphate pyrophosphohydrolase family protein encodes MDLREYQIKSKDTDQRPGSDKLINFLIPILGLVGEMGSTISEFKKRLRDGKSYREFKPHLEEELGDVLWYLSNIATKMDIDLESIAQKNIEKTQNRWKLNGGASYGLFDEDFPSDEQLPRQFELEFKETINGGDTKVEVYLDGKQVGNPLTDNSHEDDGYRFHDIFHYGFAAYLGWSPVLRKLLKVKRKSDPQVDEVEDGARAAIIEEAISSYIYPFAKETNFFEDVETVDYEILKTIQRLVEPFEVGQRTLKEWEYAILESYKIYRYLRKNNGGKLHVNLKERCINII; translated from the coding sequence ATGGATTTAAGAGAATATCAAATAAAATCAAAGGATACGGATCAGAGACCCGGTTCTGATAAACTTATCAACTTTTTAATACCCATCTTGGGATTAGTAGGAGAGATGGGGTCAACAATATCAGAATTTAAAAAAAGGTTGAGGGATGGTAAATCATACCGTGAGTTTAAACCACATCTTGAAGAAGAACTTGGAGATGTATTGTGGTATTTGTCCAATATCGCGACGAAAATGGATATCGATCTTGAGAGTATTGCACAGAAAAATATTGAGAAAACACAAAATCGGTGGAAGCTTAATGGAGGGGCTAGTTACGGCCTATTTGATGAAGATTTTCCATCAGATGAACAGCTACCCAGACAGTTTGAATTAGAGTTTAAGGAGACTATAAATGGTGGTGACACAAAAGTAGAAGTCTACCTTGATGGTAAACAGGTTGGAAATCCCCTCACTGACAATTCACATGAGGATGATGGATACCGATTTCATGATATCTTTCACTATGGTTTTGCCGCATATCTTGGTTGGTCTCCAGTATTAAGAAAATTACTTAAGGTAAAGAGAAAAAGTGATCCCCAAGTTGATGAAGTGGAGGATGGGGCAAGGGCAGCAATTATTGAGGAGGCAATTTCTTCTTATATCTATCCCTTTGCAAAAGAGACGAACTTTTTTGAAGACGTTGAAACCGTTGACTATGAAATATTGAAAACAATCCAACGCCTAGTAGAGCCTTTTGAAGTAGGACAAAGAACTTTAAAAGAGTGGGAGTATGCTATTTTAGAGTCTTACAAAATATATCGCTACCTCCGAAAAAATAATGGAGGAAAACTCCATGTAAATCTGAAAGAACGATGCATCAATATAATTTGA
- a CDS encoding TIR domain-containing protein, translating to MDKTKNVFISHHSKDEENISKLKKLLRKQGYQIKNSSIDSSKPNQATNKKYIRRLLRMRIQWAGTFICLVGPETHNRDWVNWEIDQAHKKDKQIVGVYLHGGTENDVPEGINLYGDSLVPWRSEKIVDAIEDNLTGEENWCDPEGNPREPVNTITHLNC from the coding sequence ATGGATAAGACAAAAAATGTATTCATAAGTCATCACAGCAAGGATGAAGAAAATATAAGTAAGCTCAAAAAGCTATTAAGAAAACAAGGCTATCAGATAAAGAATAGTTCTATAGATAGTTCTAAGCCTAATCAAGCAACAAACAAAAAGTACATTAGACGGTTGTTAAGAATGCGTATACAGTGGGCCGGTACTTTCATTTGCCTTGTTGGCCCGGAAACACACAACCGTGATTGGGTTAATTGGGAAATAGACCAAGCTCACAAAAAAGATAAGCAAATAGTCGGTGTTTATTTGCACGGAGGTACTGAAAATGATGTCCCAGAAGGTATTAACCTATATGGTGATAGTTTGGTGCCTTGGCGATCTGAAAAAATTGTTGATGCTATTGAAGATAATCTAACAGGAGAAGAAAATTGGTGTGATCCGGAAGGAAATCCAAGAGAACCCGTTAATACAATTACACATTTAAATTGTTAA
- a CDS encoding TIR domain-containing protein, protein MSYRNKTYVVFDGDNDMWAYSYMKGWKSNDNIDFDFHDAHDIGALTRRAQNESYIKSELRKRFKTAKQILVLIGKKTKNLYRFVRWELEMAQDLDLPIIAVNLNGKRGQDEALVPPIIRDEYVVHIPFKMEIIKYALNNFPGEYHRRQSSDSGPRYYNDSVYRKLGL, encoded by the coding sequence ATGAGCTATAGAAACAAAACTTACGTGGTATTTGACGGCGATAATGATATGTGGGCCTACTCCTATATGAAAGGGTGGAAAAGTAATGATAACATTGATTTTGATTTTCATGATGCTCATGATATTGGGGCTCTAACAAGACGAGCTCAAAATGAGAGTTACATAAAATCTGAACTCAGGAAAAGATTTAAAACCGCTAAACAGATTCTTGTTTTAATTGGCAAGAAAACAAAGAATCTATACCGGTTTGTGAGATGGGAATTAGAAATGGCTCAGGATCTAGACTTGCCCATCATAGCTGTTAACTTAAATGGGAAAAGGGGGCAAGACGAGGCACTTGTACCACCGATCATTAGAGATGAATATGTGGTTCACATTCCCTTTAAAATGGAAATTATTAAATACGCTTTAAATAACTTTCCGGGAGAATATCATAGGAGACAATCATCTGATTCTGGTCCCCGATATTATAATGATTCTGTCTATCGCAAATTAGGTCTTTAA
- a CDS encoding DUF4231 domain-containing protein — MQNQDYPALFQAADTGSKRTQWYHHLTVKGYLGCLIIGACFSFYGINNSTLAIVAAVVFFIALALSILITTKNFENSWYNCRALAESIKTSTWKYMMRAEPYEDCDDVQIVKSEFRNLLKGLLKENRELSSDFAGEVSDKEQVTEFMNTVRNMDLNDRKDFYLTHRIDEQRTWYTKKSKENSDKKALWFGLLILFNFLALILVILRIKLPHLPYFPVEILVVISGACLTWMQVKKFQELSSAYSLTAHEIGTVRGEIENVDTEEEFSDFVNDSENAFSREHTQWLAKRIH; from the coding sequence ATGCAAAATCAAGACTATCCAGCTTTATTCCAGGCAGCAGATACTGGTTCAAAGCGTACCCAATGGTATCATCATTTAACCGTCAAAGGCTATTTAGGCTGTTTAATTATTGGAGCATGTTTCTCTTTTTATGGGATAAATAATTCCACTCTAGCAATAGTAGCAGCAGTTGTGTTTTTCATTGCTCTAGCCTTATCAATTTTAATCACTACTAAGAATTTTGAAAATAGCTGGTATAATTGTCGGGCTTTGGCAGAATCCATTAAGACAAGTACATGGAAGTATATGATGAGGGCTGAACCATATGAGGATTGTGATGATGTACAAATAGTAAAAAGCGAGTTTAGAAACTTACTGAAGGGTTTATTAAAAGAGAACAGAGAACTTTCATCTGATTTTGCGGGAGAGGTTAGTGATAAGGAGCAAGTTACTGAATTTATGAATACAGTCCGGAACATGGATTTGAATGATAGAAAAGATTTTTATTTAACTCATCGAATTGATGAACAACGGACTTGGTATACCAAAAAATCGAAAGAGAACAGTGATAAAAAAGCATTATGGTTTGGTCTTTTAATCCTCTTCAATTTCTTAGCTCTTATATTGGTAATCCTACGAATAAAATTGCCCCATTTGCCATACTTCCCAGTGGAGATTTTAGTAGTAATATCGGGAGCCTGTTTGACTTGGATGCAAGTAAAAAAGTTTCAAGAGTTATCCTCTGCATATTCACTCACGGCTCATGAAATTGGTACAGTAAGAGGAGAAATCGAGAATGTAGATACTGAGGAAGAGTTTTCGGACTTTGTTAATGATTCAGAAAATGCTTTTTCACGTGAGCATACACAATGGCTGGCTAAAAGGATTCATTAA